The Oncorhynchus masou masou isolate Uvic2021 chromosome 4, UVic_Omas_1.1, whole genome shotgun sequence DNA segment tatCCAGAGCACCATCTCGCGCTTCGCCTGCCGCATCATCTGCCAGCGGAGCCCGCCGTACACCGCTCACATCTACGCCGCCGGCTTCGACTCCTCCAAGAACATCTTCCTGGGGGTGGGTTGGGGATTGGGATGAAAACAAAATAGCTGCCATATAATTAGGATAGAAATACTACTAATGTGATATACTGTTTCTCTGCAAGCATTTGCAATTGGCATGCGTGAGGCAATGATGTTTAAAAGTCATAATATCACCTTGAAATAACTATGAACATATTTCTGAAACTCTCCTTTTCTACTTTCTACCCCTTCTTTTCCCCAGGAGAAGGCAGCCAAGTGGAGGACACAGGAAGGACAGATGGACGGGCTGACCACTAATGGCGTGCTGGTGATGCACCCTCGCCACGGCTTCACGCAGGACTCCAAGCCGGGCGTGTGGAGAGAGATCTCTGTCTGTGGCAACGTCTTCACCCTCAGAGAGACCCGCTCTGCCCAGCAGCGGGGCAAGATGGTGGGTAGCTAGTAGATACATAAACAGACCcaaacatgcacacatgcacacacacagatgccGTGTGCACACGTGAAGTAACAAGCACTAAGATGTGTAGATGTTCACGCACACACTCCTGTGCAGTCGCATTGAGTGATTCTCCTCCCTGTCAGCCGTGCTTTGACATTATTTTGCAGGGACATTGTTTTAAGAAGCTGTTTCTGAAGCCTTAACACTGCACTAACTGAATGGAAGCCACCAGCGAATGTCCCCAATTCTCACACTAACTTGGAACAATATATCTCTCAAACAATTTTTCAGAACATCGACTCCACCGTTCTCCAAAATGTTATTGTTGGGTAACTTCATTAAGCCATTGAACAGCAGCTCTGTGATCTGAGCAGATGGGACATCTTAACTAATTAATTAGTTATCTCAGTTGTACAGAATAGTCTGGTTGGATGGGCTCCAGCTGTTTGAGGTCTCTGTTTCTCAAGCACAGAAATCGGCCTCTGATTTATTATgtgatacagtaggtctgttatgTCACCGATGATAACCTCCCCTGGAAAACCCTGAGTCTAGACTTTTAagttccatcccttcctcccagAGACCACACAGTCAGTTTGGAAGATTTCAGTGTGTCAAGAGTCATTCTCATAGGAATACCCCCCTTCCTCACCGTCATTTTGGGAGGAATGACTGAGTCTGAGACATGCTGTTATTATGATTATGATGTGGTTTGGCCTTTAAACTTTAAAAATGAGGCACGAGAATGGCCAGGGAAGGGGGGGAGAATCCAGAGAGCTGATGAGAGGAAGGGATGCTGGTTCAATGGGTTTAGTCACCGCAGGTCTGCACTCTGTCGGAAACAAAACCAAGATTTCTTTGATGTATTATTGAGGTACATACTGAAGGCCAATAATACAGGACAATGCTCAATATAATGTACTTACAATATCTCTTCTCACTCCAAACAAATGAAAAGCACTACATTAAGTCCCTTAATGGAGAACCCAGGATCCCATCTTCACCCCACAGCTATTAAATGTGGCATCCATAGGTTGCCGTCTACTGGACCGTTGACACATTGCAGAGCAACTCCATGTGGAGCATGTGTTTGTATTGTGTCTGTTAATATCTTGCCATCTCTTTTCTAATATTTCTGTATCTCTTGTCCTGAACCTCTCTCCCATTGCAGGTGGAGAGCGAGAGCCAGGAACTGGTGGATGGCTCGCTGATCGACCTGTGCGGCGCCACCCTCCTGTGGCGCACGGCCGAGGGTCTCTCGCGCACTCCCACCGTGAAGCACCTGGAGGCCCTGAGGCAGGAGCTGAATGCCGGGCGGCCCCAGTGCCCCGTGGGTTTCAACACCCTGGCCTTCCCCAGCCTCCGCCGCAAGGAGATCCTGGATGAGAAACAGCCCTGGGCCTACCTCCGATGCGGCCATGTGCACGGCTACCACGCCTGGGGAGGCCAAGGACGGGAGCCCGAGgatgaggtggtggaggtgggccGTGAGAGGGAGTGCCCCATGTGCCGAACCAGGGGACCATATGTACCGTTATGGCTGGGGTGTGAGGCGGGGTTTTACTTGGACGCGGCACCGCCCACACACGCCTTTAGTCCGTGCGGTCATGTGTGCTCGGAGAAGACGGCGGCGTTCTGGAGCCAGATCCCGCTGCCACACGGCACACACACTTTCCACGCCGCGTGTCCGTTCTGCGTGCAGCAGCTGGCCGGCGAGAGCGGCTACCTCAGACTCATCTTCCAAGGGCCCCTGGACTAGATAATGGACAGCGGTCTCCTTCCAAACCCCAACTGACGCTTAACAACTACCAGGGTTGTGATCATTGGGGCACACAACCGAAAAGATcttaaaatgttttgcaacagaaaatgaaaatgttagtttcttattggacaaatccAGGTAGTCCCTCACTGTTTCAGAcagttttcttctgtttggtggcTCATGAACATGACCCAAGGGCCATTCAATAACCAAGTGAATGGTGGAAATACAGCTTAAAGGACTGTTAAACATTTCTTAACTTAAATATTTTGGAGAGCTACAGAATACTTTTTTCCAAGTGTCCTTTTTTCTAGCAGTGCTGTTTTCGATACTATAATTCTATTTTTATGTTAACAATGAAAAAGCGCTACAGTATACGCTAACACAGAAAACTCTTCCACAGGTGCAGATTTGTAATGTTCTGATGCAAAATCCattgtgaggctgtgtgtgtgtggcttgacgTTTATAGTCATTTCTTTTTCTATCTGAAACTTACGAGGTAATTGTAGCAGAAACAAGCATACTTTGTAATGCTCGCTACTGTTTTGGAATGACCTCCTTTTTCTTAGACATGAAGACCCATGTTGTTAAACTAGGCCTATTAAGTCATTATTTGGCGATTGCATTAAAAAAAGTGCTTATGGCCTTGTACCTTTTTTTTACGATGAAACCCAACATGTTCTCTATCTAAATGTTATCAATCACCACATCGACATGGTGACAAGGTGGAAGTGGAAGAATTACATAATACAAAATAATATCACTTTTCTCTCTGTGTACCCTTCTGAACAAGGACTAGAGAAACAGATCTATGAATTGACTGATGGAAACTTGTTGACAATGACACATATCTGAATGTCCAGACTGTGTTCAAAGCAAGTGATCagttttttctttctttcaatTGAAGTGTGGCCCTAAAACACATAGACTTTTCAGATGGTATGAAAGTTTTCCCCTCTCATCTTCCATGTGCACCTGCATTCAGTGTGTATATAATatttatgtttgtgtgcatgttaaTTTACCCGTGTATCGCCTTCTGATCTTAATTTACGCAGTGATTGGTACCCCAATTTGAGTAATGTGTGAGAGCTTATGTTCTTTACCGTTCAACCAACTTCCATTCATGTTTTACCAGTTTGTTCTGCTTTATATCCTCTTGGTCGCCTGATGCCTTTATTCAGGACGTTGAGTATTATTTCTGCAAAGAGGGTTGCTGTTGCAGACAACAGATTTATTTTTTACCAACTGTAAACAATAAAAGTGAAAAGCTTTTAAATTGTTCACATTTGTGTGAGTCCTCGCTCTTTTTCCCGTCCACTGTTGGAATCCAAGATCATCAAATCCACACTAGACAGAACTTACGTATACTAGATATTTGGTTGACTTGGCTGAAATAAATAACATATGCAATGACATTCACCCTATTATACACGGGATTCATTTGGATTGACAGTACTTAGCTAGTTCACATAAAAATGACTTTTGCCACTTATGAGAATGTGAAAATTGTCAGTTATAAGCAGTAGGTAGGAGATTGGGCaactatatttgtatttttttttaggaactcagtcggggtctcaacttacttaataatagaatacacaaggtgcaatttggTTGCGCATCAGCAGTCACTCAAATAGCCCAAGTCAGCTAAACGTTTTTTTGATTGGTAAGTCAGTctagcggccagctatctaaacttgtagtaagcatGGGGGAATTACCAACTGGGGTGGGGCCCATTGATCATCAGTTaccatattaaaaactgcaaacatttgccTTCATCCTATGGcaaaatgacacaacagtggtaggcctgatcaccgacaacgacgagacagcctatagggaggaggtcagagacctggcagtgtggtgccaggacaacaacctctccctcaatgtgagcaagacaaaggagctgatggtggactacaggaaaaggtgggggccgaacaggcccccattaacatcaacagggagCGGATcgggagtttcaagttccttggtgtccatcaCATCATGTGTCCATcacatcatggtccaaacacactaagacagttgtgaagagggcacgacaacaccttttccccctcatgagactgaaatgatttggcatgggtccacagatcctcaaaaagttatacagctgcaccatcaagagcatcctgaccggttgcatcaacgCCAGGTATagtaactgctcggcatctgaacgtaaggcgatacagagggtagtgcttacggcccagtacatcactgagacCAAGcctcctaccatccaggacctatatactagatggtgtcagaggaaaagccaaagaattgtcaaagactccaatcaccaaagtcatagactgttttctcttctACCGCAGCGTCAAGTCTAGTACCAAAAGGCtccataacagcttctacccccaagccataagactgctgaacaattaaccaaatggccaccggatcatttacattgacccccccccccatttgttttttacactgctgctacccgCGGTTGAttatctatgcgtagtcacttcATGTACACTTcgtgtacaaattaccttgactaacctgtacccccgcacattgacttgttaccggtaccccctgtatatagccttgttattgttactttattgtgttactttttataattttttactttagtttatttggtcaatattttcttaaatctttcttgaactgcactgttggttaagggcatgttgtattcagcgcatgtgggggcggcaggtggcctagtggttagagccagtaaccgagaggttgctagtgggtggcaggtagcctagtggttaatcgagaagttgctagatcgaatcccctagctgacaaggtaaacccatgtcattctgctcctgaacaaggcagttaacccactgtcattgtaaataaagaaattgttcttaactggtttgcctagttaaataaaaacatgtgacaaataaagtttgaaatgtgtagaactgcaggaaataAGCTGCAAAACTGCACActtttctctccaccccatggcaaaatgagtagaactACATGAAATGAGTCGTACaattgaaacatgttctctgccccatggctaaatgtgtcgattgcagcaaacttgctttaaaactacAACATTTTATCTACACCCCATAGCAAAATGCgtaaaattgcaggaaattaacttaaTTGTTTTGCATCTCTTCACTCACATGTggggggccactaaaatgtttcGCTTGCAAGGTGGGGAGTGGGCTGGATagatgtgggtacgcagacccacGCCAGGAACCACTTCAGCCCCTCATGGCCCCCACGCCAAGAGCCACTGCAGCCCCTCATGGTCCCCCACGCCACGAACCACTGCAGCCCCTCATGGCCCCCCACGCCACGAACCACTGCAGCCCCTCATGCACCCCCACGCCACGAACCACTGCAGCCCCTCATGCCCCCACGCCTATCCCTGCAGTAAAGTATGTTGTGGCAGTGTGCTGTGACTGCATCGTAATACACGTAGGAACTCGAAGAAGATTGTTTGCGCAGTGCATTCTGGTTACGGTACCGGCGGCGGTGGTTTGCTTGATGTTTTCTCCTGGTTCGTATAATGTGATGGTGGAAAGAAGAATCAAGAGCTAATGCGATTCTAACAACAGGTACCAGACATGACGCACCTTCTTTTTTTGTCTGCTCTTCAACAACAAAAAGCTCAGCGGTCATCTATTTGTGTGGACTGCTTCCGTTTCTGTTTTGCTGTCGGACTAGCGTTCTACTAGCTTTGATTATCAGTCGACGTGTAACCAGCTGGTCTCTTCAGGCCGCTGTGGTCGTGGGTAGCTACTCGAATATCGATGCTCGAAGAGTTAATCGTATCTCGTCTGTAAAGAGTAATTAGAAAAATGGTCAATGACGATTAATGTTGCAGCATGACGGGGAAATGCGAATGTGGACGGCGGTGTTTCATATTTAGCTATAACGTTAGTAGGTAACTGGCTAACGTTACCTACTTAGCTAACTGGAGTTATCGTGCTATCTTGGTCCCCTCCTGAGATAGTTAAGGCGCTGCAGTTGTCTAGCAGTGTGGTGAGGGAAGCACCTCTACTCAGTTATCTAGCTATGTAAAAAGTGAaataacgttaactagctaactgGATTAATGTAAGTTAAAACTGCCATCTGATCAGATAAGTTACCCAGCTAACGTTAGTTAATTGACCACATCATCCCTGGTGGAGTTGGAACATTATCTGAATCGCAGAAATAGCTGACTATATTTTCTTGACATTTTATATAGTACAGTTTTGATCCATATAGCCCTAAGCTAGCGAATTTAGGCTGACTGTAGCTGTCCAGTTAGTTAGCAAGCTACATGCGTTAACATTTGACGTTGTTGATATAGGCAGCTACGATGTCATTACCCAATGACCTGTTCAGTGTCTTgtgatgttttattttatttttatttcacctttatttaacgtgATGGAGTGACGTTGGTGTTAGTCAGTCACATGACAGACGTACTATATGTCTCTGGTGTAAATCATTTGTTTTCTAATTTCACCCTGCATTCGAGAATGTATGTTACTGAAACTGACAACACATCCATATTGACAGGAGCTGATTGTAGACTATAGGTAGATGATACCTGCCCACCTTTCACCCTAATCTTTTCAACAGACAGATTAGACAACAAAGGATCTTCGCTCCTGTAGGCAGTTAAACATCTCAGTTGCTGACACAACACTGTCTTCTAGTCTGATTATATTGGTTAACATAGGCTCTGTTCTAGGCACCCTCTACTTTAATCACCAATGATGAATTACTTTGAATTTGATCATTCAGTTTAGGTAGACTGGGCTTGTTATGCAGACAAAGCAATAACTGAATCAGTACACAGTGGAAGTGAGTCAAAAGGCATCGCTTTCCTCACTGTTCAGATTATAGCCTAACATCTGCTCAACTGTACCTTTGAGCCACAATTGTCTGAGCAACACCACATCTGCACTTTCACTTCTGCTTCACACTTGTGACTTGTGACAATGACTGAAGGTCATTGCCCTGCACAGAAAAATGGTCTGACTTTTGAATGGATTGACTGAATTGATTGACTACTGACACAAGTTTTCTATGTCCCTATTTTCAATGCCATTGGACTAAGAACTCTGCAGATGTTCCGGTTtagtgttttgttgttttgttaccGCAAACATTAATGTTTAGGCTATGTCTTTGTTTTGTATTGATACTCTCTGACAGAGCTATTTTTGCTAACTCAGCTAGCCTCTGTGGAGAGGTGCACCGATGCCATGGCCTCCCACAGCTCCTCCCCAGTGCCTCATCCCAGCAGTGGTGGCAGCGAGGGGATCTTCCGGAAGGACAGGGACCCTTCCTCACGACACTACAGGCCCGTCCACTCCCTGCCCGACGTCTGCCCCAAGGAGCCCACTGGTAAAGAACTAGCCTACATTTATGGTTGGCCAGCAGTCTTACAAGATTATTATCTATAAAGGTTCATCTTGTGTCACTGTTGATCAACCATATGCTGACTGCAGTCCTATTTTCTACCCCTCTCCCAAAGTTTGCACTTGTACACTCTCCCTCATGGATTTAAAAGGAATGGATTGGTGTAAGGCACTCCCTCCAGCCATTCTTGCACCAATCCAAAGCTTTTAAATGCATTAACGGAAGTGAAATAGTGCACACTTCTTGGTGAAGGGTAGTAGAGAATTGGTAGCCTCAGTAGGAGCGCATCGGTGAGGATGGTGGGTCAGGCTAGTGAATTGGAGCGCAACCATGTAATGCATCTCAAGATGCATGAAATGTTTTAATACTGCTGAATGTTTCTATTGACTACATTTCCCACATGCCCTTGCAGGCGAGGCAGCCCGGGGGCTGTGCGAGGGCCCGTCGGTGGTGGTCGACCAGCACAGGTGGACGGTGTACAACTCCAAGGTGAACCTTCCAGCCGCGCTAAATGACCCACGGCTGGCCAAGAGGGAGTCTGACTTCTTCACCAAATCCTGGGGCCTGGACTTTGCCGAGACGGAAGTCATGCCCTCCTTCTACCTCCCCAACATCACAAAGGAACACTTTGGCCCCTACCTGCAGGAAACAGCTCAGGTAACCAACACACTCTGCTGCCCCTGTCATTCAGTTTGAATTATTTAGTAGATTGGACAGAAGTAGAAGCCactgtctggcctgggttgtgttcattagggcatgcaACAGAAAACATATAAAAACACGTTGCaatgaaaaataaaaaagtgCATTTCTTATTGGGCAAGTCCAGCTAGTCCCTTCCAGTTTGACTGTTTGGTGCCTGATGAACACAGTCCAGGTGTCAAATCCTCTTTCTATTGTTTGAATGTAATGAACATGGCTTTTTAAGCTATTTCTAAGACTTTGTCCTCTTCCCTTTACTCATGGTCGAAATAGCACTAAGAAAATGTATCCACTATAATTAAACTGTATAAGCTATTAGGCCTAAACTAAattgtctgtgtttctctgtagaGGGAGAAAATCCATGAGCGATGCAAGAATATCTGTCCCAACAAGGATGAGCTGGATGAGGTCTCCAGCATCACAAACAACCACGGTATGCAATATTAAACAGCTCTGCACCATAATGGCTGGGGCCTACCGTATCTATTTTGGACCATACGGACAGATCAATCTTATTTGTTTTGTCAAATATCAAATTTCCTTTCAGTGTTGAAGTGAGTTGATTCAACTAATATGCTCTTTCTCTTCTTCGTAGACAAATCAAGAACAGAGTTGGAGCAGGTTCCCAAGGTA contains these protein-coding regions:
- the LOC135522295 gene encoding E3 ubiquitin-protein ligase pellino homolog 1-like, which translates into the protein MFSPDQENISTTPASTKVPVKYGELIVLGYNGSLPNGDRGRRKSRFALCRRPKASGVKPSTVHVACTPQAAKAISNKDQHSISYTLSRAQTVVVEYTHDGNTDMFQIGRSTESPIDFVVTDTVPGSQQSHGGEGQTQTQSIQSTISRFACRIICQRSPPYTAHIYAAGFDSSKNIFLGEKAAKWRTQEGQMDGLTTNGVLVMHPRHGFTQDSKPGVWREISVCGNVFTLRETRSAQQRGKMVESESQELVDGSLIDLCGATLLWRTAEGLSRTPTVKHLEALRQELNAGRPQCPVGFNTLAFPSLRRKEILDEKQPWAYLRCGHVHGYHAWGGQGREPEDEVVEVGRERECPMCRTRGPYVPLWLGCEAGFYLDAAPPTHAFSPCGHVCSEKTAAFWSQIPLPHGTHTFHAACPFCVQQLAGESGYLRLIFQGPLD